The Engraulis encrasicolus isolate BLACKSEA-1 chromosome 3, IST_EnEncr_1.0, whole genome shotgun sequence genome segment TTGCTCACAGGCCACTGTGTTTATCCCCCATGATGGTCCATAATAGAAAATGAGTGTTCTACTTGAACTTGCATGCAAAAAAATGTATGATAGTAGGCCTGGCCTAATAGACTACCTGCCAAAAGGGCTAGTGGCTAGACCTATTGAAATGATCACTAGCCAGTTTTACAGGCATTTGGATTGTTGCCCAATGTCAATCCCTGTTGTCcatcctgtaggcctatataatagtAAAACACATTACGGACTCCCACCATCGTTTCCTCTGctcttatttatgtatgtatgggaGTTCTGTAACATCCTGTCATTGACTGTTCTGTAACAAAATAGCGATTCCAAACAAAATTGGCCAGGTGACTGCAAAAATGAAAAGCAATATAATTTTGCCGCTTTATTGATCTATCCGATGTAGGCTAGGTAACATCTCTACAAAACACACTGAATTAAATTAAAGTGGAAAAAAATGCTAATGAATTTATCACAACCTGAGAGTCTTCTGACAGACACAAGATATATTTTTACAACAGGCCTAGAGCTCTACAAACAAGGCACTTTTTTCCTCAGTCTGCAGCTAAGTCAAAAGTGGTCATGGGCAGCTCATTAGAGTAACTAATAATACAAATCACGCTACAATAAATAGCCTAACAATTATTCACGTAGTGCAAATTGCAGAGTCGTTTAATGCCGTAGTCATGGGTCACATGATATCTTGCAGATCACCCCTCCTGGATTATCCATCCAACTGGCTCAGccaaacagcagcaacaacacaaTGCAGACGGCATTGACAGCTATCAAAGGCACTGCAAATCAACAGGTTGAACATTAGGTCATGAGCGAATGCAAAGATGTAAATTAGCATACGTCGGTTGATTTAGCCTACATATCTGGCAGCTGTCATCAAGTCATAGCCtacaaaactctctctcacacacctctcaTCACTGTTCGAACAGAACGCGCGAGGTTGATCAGCTGGACCTTGATTCCTGGTTCTTCACCAAATCCCCCAACATTTTGATCCACGCTCCAGCCAACTGAATGGGGGAAAAGGACAAAATAAGGGACTGAAGGTTGCTATTCACTTGTTTACTTGTCTGTCTGTGAACTAGTCCTATCGCGCCACATAGCCTACGTCTGGCAGTTTGGAGGTGATACACCCCCTGGTCGAAA includes the following:
- the LOC134445548 gene encoding immediate early response 3-interacting protein 1-like; its protein translation is MAFTLYALIQAVILGVNAVAVLHEERFLSKIGWSVDQNVGGFGEEPGIKVQLINLARSVRTVMRVPLIAVNAVCIVLLLLFG